From the Streptomyces camelliae genome, one window contains:
- a CDS encoding cupin domain-containing protein, which translates to MRIATGLLAVATLTAATACSTSDQPTHATGTTAAVASPAAMASTRPTETLKPLLQQAFPNVKGKTFTSAIVDFPPNARAMPHRHGQAFVYAYVLEGTVRSQLAGKPATTYHQGENWVEQPGAHHLLTENTSRTKPAKLLVVFVSTTGEKLKIDAPKS; encoded by the coding sequence ATGCGAATCGCCACCGGCCTCCTGGCCGTCGCCACGCTGACTGCGGCCACGGCCTGCTCGACCTCGGACCAGCCCACCCACGCCACGGGCACGACCGCGGCCGTGGCATCGCCTGCGGCCATGGCATCGACACGCCCCACCGAAACCCTCAAGCCGCTGCTCCAGCAGGCCTTTCCGAATGTGAAGGGCAAGACATTCACCTCGGCGATCGTCGACTTCCCGCCCAACGCACGCGCGATGCCGCACCGGCACGGCCAGGCGTTCGTCTACGCCTACGTCCTCGAAGGCACCGTGCGCAGCCAGCTCGCCGGCAAGCCCGCGACTACCTACCACCAGGGCGAGAACTGGGTCGAGCAGCCGGGCGCCCACCACCTCCTCACCGAGAACACCAGCCGGACCAAACCCGCCAAGCTCCTGGTCGTCTTCGTCTCCACCACCGGAGAAAAGCTCAAGATCGACGCCCCGAAGTCGTAG